In Hippoglossus hippoglossus isolate fHipHip1 chromosome 15, fHipHip1.pri, whole genome shotgun sequence, the genomic stretch TCACGTTCTATTGTTTCTTTCCCGGCAATTTCCAGCAAAGTGTGGGGGGATTGAACCGCTGCTGCAGTCTGTACTGCGTCCTGAGCGCTGGCTGTTTGTCCTGCTACTTCACCCCCGAGGAAATTGACGCTAAGGTTCATCCCACGCTCAACATAGCCATCAATAGGGTGAGACAAAGTCGCGAAAACTTTCTGACTTTCAAATTCCACAGTCATATTTCCTGCTCTATTATTATGTTAATGCATCAACCCAGTAGCAACTGAAGGACGCCACATATTAGAGATTCTTAAAACCGTTCGAAGTGGATTTTAAGAATTTGTAACATTCAAATCATTACAGTGCTGGAATAAGTTACACATACATGTCTGTCCTTAGCTTTTAGAAAAATAAAGGCAGAAAAGGAAGatattaaaatctgaaaaaaatacttgtctctttaaactttgaatttaataaaaactgattgAAATCTCAGCTCAGAGTGTTTCTTAACATTTGGGAAGAACCAAATTATAAACTGGCGCTGTACTCACTGAGACCCTTCTTGCATCTCTGGCATATTGCTGCTGACTTAATGTTTTTTCTGCCGTATCAGCGATGTACTTTGTTCTGCAATATCTCACATGTAGCCCTCATTTGTATTCTGGGGTAGAAAATCTCACCAATTGAAAGTTGTTTGTGTCGTTTCTACAGGACACAAGGATCCGTGTGATGGAGAAGGAGTCGGCAGGCAAAAGATCCAGGAGTATGTCTGTCATCAACCCTTCACCAGAGGGATACGAGACCGTCGTCTTTACCactgacaccagggaggaacTGGACGACTGGCTGGACGCCGTCCACCAGCACCTCTATGACCAGGGTGAGTGGGATTTTGTGTAAACATGCAGCAGATGGGTTTGCATGCATATAATACtgtaggattttttttctatgtgtgtgtatttgagagTGTTTAAAGAGAAGGTGCAGTGTGAAGAGCATTCTGGACTGGAACGGTGACTGCACATATATTTAGCTAAACTCCGCTTAGCGCGAACAGACACTAGAGCTTTTTATCTCTGCCTCTCATGCCTGTCCTTGTTTACAATCAGGCCAGTGGCTGCACTGCTGTGACCGGCTAATGAAGATCGAGGTCGCGTCACCACGGAAACCATCACTCTTCCTCACCAAGCAGGCGGACTCTGTTTACAACGACCTCAGTGAGTAGAGTAATTGGAACGAGTGGATGAAGGGACTTAGATGAAGGTTGATAATTCACTGCTCGAAGGATTTTTTCGTTTTGCGAGTTATTCATGTATCTATTTTACATACTGATTAGAATATGGGAACATGTGCTTATGTGTCACTGTggtattttattaaattatttttgtaatacATCAAGCCTGCAAAAGCCGACATTGTTTTAATGTATTggtctgtgttttaatatttgttcattttgtttctcGCAGGTATAAATTCCCCTGGCAAGTTTGAGAGCATCACAGATATTATCCACAACAAGATCGAGGAGACAGATGGTCACTATCTGATTGGTCATGAGGAGGAGACGGATGTCCCAAACTGGTCCACTCTGTTCAATGGATCTAATTCAGTGGTAGTGCAGAAGAGTATTCTGTCCCAGAGCAAAACCTCCACCCCCTGTTCAAGCCCAAACCACAACTCCAGCACTACACCCATCAGCAACAAGAAGCGGCGtgccccgccccctcctcctGACAGGGAGCCGTATGCTCCTCCCGCCCGTCCTACCAGACCTCCCCTTCCTGcccctcttcatcatcctcatcctcctccttcataCCAGGAGAAGGAGAACTCCACCACTTACGCCTCTCAGCCGGCCACGAGATCCAAAACTGGCAGACCATCCCTGGACGCCAAGTTTTCTGCCATCATCCAGCAGCTCCAACGGAACAATGCAGGAGGAGCCGGGGCCCTCAGCCGGAAAAACGCTCCACTGGGTGTCCTCGATATTCAACCGCAAGGCCAGCCTCAGGGCCCCAGCCAGCAGCTGGAGTACCAGAGCCTCCACAGCCAGACCCCTGAAACCACAGCTGAGCCCGGTTTCGTCAGAGCCAGTCACGGCCCCGCTCCTGCACCGAGGGGCAAACTGAGGAAGTCCTTCAGAGAGAGGATGAACCTTAAACCCTTGTGACAGTGACCTCCGACCAAATCCGGATTTAACCGACTAGCGCTACCTTACAACTAATACACATATCTATAACAAGTAACTGTTGTTAGTTCTTCAAATGAGCTGGGGAACATTGGAGAAATGGGATATCTGGATATATTTGACTGGAACTTTATAGGGATACTGTGATGATATTATGGGCATTACTATTTGTGCGTTACTTAAATACTAACAGAATACTTGATCATTTTGGGGAATATGCTTATCGCCTTTATTGCCACGAGTTTTCAAAGTTGATCAAAACCAAACTGTACACTAAATATAAAGCTGGAGCCACGAGATGGAGAGCTTGACTTAGCATAACAATCAGATAGAGCTGATATAAAAATCACCTCCAAAGCTCACAAATTAACATGTTatatcttgtttatttaatctgtatTGAAAAAGGACCAAGTTACAGTTTTGTGGGAGATTAAGTGCCAGACTCTCTCTTGGCTGAGAGCGGTTCAGCCTTGTCATCACCAGAAAACCCAAACTGTCTAACACATTCCAGCAAGTCACTGTTCTCTGCCAAGAACAGTATTGTATATAAATGCCTTAAAACCACAGCTGATAATTtgaacacttttgttttttgtaaagatTAAACGAACAAGATATCACTTGTTAAACACtgagctttagaggtgctggAAGGTGGTTTGGTTACTTTTGAAGGTCTTTGTGCTAAAGTAAGCGTTCCAGCTTCATTTTGAGCAGATGCATATCAGAGGGGATCAGcttatttctcaaaatgtcaaactactgCTATAACCTAAAGGGAGGGGGAGTGACGTCCCCACCACGTCCATCACGACAACACAAATCCCAGTTGACGCCTCATATCGCAATATCGATATTGTATCGATACAGCTCCACTCTCTGTTTATACACTTTCTCATGTGCAGCTTAACCACACAGATAAAATTGGAAGCCGTATATGTTGGCTTGAGCACCGGCATCATCAATCCCACTAAAATGGGAAAGGCTTATTTCTCAGCTCCGCCACTGGAACACGGGCCCAAGAAAGAGTCTTTGCAAAAGCACTCAAATTGGAATTGATCCACTGGCCAACTGTGGAGGAGTCATTCCTTTTGGAACTATTGACTTATTCCACTTACTGTGACGACTTTATGACCACTATAGCCCATTTCAAGGGAACAGGATTTTAGGAGCAATTGCGAGCACTAATGTGACTTCTCCATTTCCCAGCGGTCTTAATAATGGAGTGACCTTGGTTTTCTGTAGCCACACAGTGTGTCCAACGTAATTTAACACCGCAGCCCAAAAAATGCTCTGAACTTAATTGAGCAAATGAGTATTTTTGAGTGGCTGAAATAACGAACGCCCTTGTGTCTTTTTTACATATCCAAAACTGCCTGCCACTAAATATTTGAACCACTTAAATTATCATGTGTTGAAGAATTGGCTTCATAATTAAATGCAGTGTACAAAACATTCGCTTTAGCTAGTTTCTCTTGAAATTGCCTGGGCAGATAAAGCAGCGTGATGAATGCTACAgtccaatttttttttcctttttatctcACCCTCGAAATTCTGTTTAATCAAAAGGGAGAGATGCAAATCTGGGGAGAGGCAGATTACAGGAGGATTTAGTTTAAGCCTTGAAAGAATAGAGAATGGATTGTACAAAGGGGGACGCAGCTCAATATTAGAGGTGCatttaaatgtctcctgtgcTTGGTTAAATTAGTCACTTTGATGCTAAATTCTTTATAACTGGAAAAATCAAGGGGAAAATTGCAGATAAATCCtcacagcttttgttttttactgaTGCGGTTATAGCTGAAATCATCACAACAATAATATTAACCTGCATCTCAGCTTTGCATTTACTTAGAATAAAGCCAGAggaaaaacaatacatttcatgTCGGTATATAACTGACTCTTACTGTGAAAACGTACATTTACCTGTGTAGCCCTCATTAACACCAGCGATGGAAAAGTTTCTCCTCTTGACATCGGGGTCGAGGGAGAGCAGGTGATCTAATGAGAAGTAAAACGTACAACTGCTTTGTGATTTAACAAGGTCGGAACATTCTCACTTTAATCCTTAGCTAAACTAATGAGCcaaatttatgttttaaaa encodes the following:
- the rtkn2a gene encoding rhotekin-2, with the translated sequence MDTQRDVRTSKRNGGAWSLLSAGSSMAMEVKRKKIRQSSLFLQTENNNLQEKLDFEVRMREGAYKLLLACSKREQVLNASKNLLTCNARIKAYFTQLQKKKEEQDMMGAVRGLSDPVSDDRVPCSGTIAMSGLRIPLMWSDSHHFNNRGSSRRVALFCVMQIGSEVFDTDMVVVDRSVTDVCFEGVTIFREAVPQFELKVELWSCALEEELTMVNTPKKFAKKLRNSFGKTAGKKLCPLLESPDPDTFLQHNPIPSGAKYSLLAHTTLRLPEAEGSFQSHSLIVLQDAEWSSWLPLYGNLCCRLVAQPTCMTQTMMKGYLSQKQSVGGLNRCCSLYCVLSAGCLSCYFTPEEIDAKVHPTLNIAINRDTRIRVMEKESAGKRSRSMSVINPSPEGYETVVFTTDTREELDDWLDAVHQHLYDQGQWLHCCDRLMKIEVASPRKPSLFLTKQADSVYNDLSINSPGKFESITDIIHNKIEETDGHYLIGHEEETDVPNWSTLFNGSNSVVVQKSILSQSKTSTPCSSPNHNSSTTPISNKKRRAPPPPPDREPYAPPARPTRPPLPAPLHHPHPPPSYQEKENSTTYASQPATRSKTGRPSLDAKFSAIIQQLQRNNAGGAGALSRKNAPLGVLDIQPQGQPQGPSQQLEYQSLHSQTPETTAEPGFVRASHGPAPAPRGKLRKSFRERMNLKPL